From Woronichinia naegeliana WA131, the proteins below share one genomic window:
- a CDS encoding Abi family protein → MPEHFNKKPKNLDEQIDLLELRGMIVEDRESAKFYLQHINYYRLRAYWLTFESDLISHQFIKNTRFQDVLELYIFDRELRLLVLDAIERIEVSVRSQWAYQLAHLHGSHAHLDPTLFNPRFWQKNIDDLTREVKRSDELFIQHFQTSYVELLPPVWAVCEVMSLGLLSRWYGSLRFTKTQTAIAKVYGVRAEILGSWLHHLSVIRNICAHHSRLWNRDFAVVPQLPTSKNNPTMPQFVTGSRKVYNTLVILLYLMDQVSPKHLWRSRLSTLLSSHTHFLTAINFPQDWINRSIWNKSE, encoded by the coding sequence ATGCCAGAACATTTCAATAAAAAGCCCAAAAATCTTGATGAGCAGATTGATTTATTAGAATTGCGGGGTATGATTGTCGAGGATCGTGAGTCGGCTAAATTTTATCTTCAGCATATTAATTACTACCGATTGAGAGCTTACTGGTTAACCTTTGAATCAGATTTAATTAGTCACCAATTTATTAAAAATACCAGATTTCAAGATGTTCTGGAATTATACATTTTTGACCGTGAGCTACGGTTGTTGGTTTTGGATGCAATTGAACGGATAGAGGTTTCGGTTAGGAGTCAATGGGCCTATCAATTAGCTCATTTACACGGTTCCCATGCCCATCTCGATCCTACTTTGTTTAATCCTCGATTTTGGCAAAAAAATATTGATGATTTAACAAGAGAAGTTAAGCGTTCTGATGAACTTTTTATTCAGCATTTTCAGACGAGTTATGTTGAGCTATTGCCTCCTGTCTGGGCTGTGTGTGAGGTGATGTCTTTGGGGTTGCTTTCTCGGTGGTATGGCAGTTTACGGTTTACTAAGACTCAAACGGCGATCGCTAAGGTTTATGGGGTTAGGGCTGAGATTTTGGGTTCTTGGCTCCACCATCTTTCGGTAATTCGGAATATTTGCGCCCATCATTCTCGGCTATGGAATCGGGATTTTGCCGTTGTACCTCAACTTCCCACCAGTAAAAATAATCCGACAATGCCTCAATTTGTGACAGGTTCGCGTAAGGTCTATAACACGTTGGTTATTTTGCTGTACTTGATGGATCAAGTTTCCCCGAAGCATCTATGGCGTTCTCGTTTATCGACACTACTTTCTTCCCACACTCATTTCTTGACGGCAATAAATTTTCCGCAAGATTGGATAAATAGGTCAATTTGGAATAAATCGGAATAA
- a CDS encoding phage tail protein has product MNVPIGTILAYAGDVDGNARGSLETQGWLVCDGAEYAESDYPDLENTIGTYYGTASKAGMFKVPDLQGFFLRGLDGGTGRDPDANSRTSLYYGGNEGNKVGSYQGDELKSHTHTSTRENVQGSANFQGGQDGWGNKAEVTEFGGSETRPKNIYVNYIIKAKDV; this is encoded by the coding sequence ATGAACGTACCTATTGGAACAATTCTCGCTTATGCTGGTGATGTTGATGGTAATGCTAGAGGTAGCCTAGAAACTCAAGGATGGCTCGTTTGCGATGGCGCAGAATATGCTGAATCAGACTATCCTGACCTAGAAAATACCATTGGAACATATTACGGAACAGCTTCAAAGGCTGGAATGTTCAAAGTACCTGATCTACAAGGGTTCTTTCTACGAGGTTTGGATGGAGGTACAGGACGAGATCCCGATGCTAATTCTCGTACTTCTTTATATTATGGAGGTAATGAGGGTAATAAGGTTGGTTCTTACCAAGGAGATGAATTAAAATCTCATACTCATACATCAACAAGAGAAAATGTCCAGGGTTCTGCCAATTTTCAGGGAGGACAAGACGGCTGGGGAAATAAAGCTGAAGTAACCGAATTTGGCGGTAGCGAAACCCGTCCCAAGAATATCTACGTCAATTACATCATTAAAGCTAAGGATGTATAA